Below is a window of Musa acuminata AAA Group cultivar baxijiao chromosome BXJ3-11, Cavendish_Baxijiao_AAA, whole genome shotgun sequence DNA.
ctcatacgggatatccttggtatctcaagtctaaggactagatacaccatttgGATTACGGAATCGTTGGCTAACAATGaggcataatcaaccatccaatatttcgtaagcagataaatcagtgaactcattctctaatgagcacttgtactgtatccatagtgtccccacacgagcagctatgagaccagctacatccatcatatggacgagtatacagtacactagtctgtccggttatctcaatatccttctcgagtaacctattatcgggattatttaggatttatgttaaaagcaaattgtgatctcatcacgatttgattcccattgcacagatctatggatatcacaatatattcaagcaacaaataaaatatcaaataataataataagcaaaaagactacgtgttaagtcacacgtgtcatcactcatatgattagaTTATAAGATTAGTTCCTAGCATGAATGAGGACCATCATGACACTAGGTTAATTCCTATTCAAAACTATGTAATTGATGTTTATCCTCTTTAAATCACATCTTCACACATGTGCAATGAAAATGCCCACCTGGAGAGTTGGAATGGTTCAGGGATTCAAGATGTGattgtcatttgttgtgtgcCAAAAGAACAATGGTTTCCCTGCAATGGTTCCATATCCTTGGTTCATAATGTTAGCCTATCACTCAGAAATTACAATTCAGCTAATCTGATACAGCAGCCAGAATAGCTCCCATTCATGATGTTAGCCAATCTTTCAGCAATTACAATTCAACTAATCTGATATAGCAGCCAGAATAGCTCCTACTGATAAGTTGTCAGACTAATTTCTTTGGCCAACACCTACAAGATAAGGTACATAAAGGTGAAACATGAGCTAATAACCTTGTTTGGCAGTAAATTGTGCAGACAAGATTCACATAAAAAGGTGCCAAACATAAACCTCAACTCACTGGTCATATTTGAGAACCTAAAGGAACAAAGAGGAGAAACTTCTTGGACCTTGCCATTCAACTTATCTTTTATTTGTTGACAAGATGAATAATACCATTATATACAATGGCATGATATCCTCATTCAAGTACAATATTTCCAAATCCAAAAGAGATCATGATGTGTGAACTCCATTATTTCACCCTCCTCACACTCTTGAACATTATGGGGGGACAAATGACATGTTCTTTCTCTTAAACAAAACAGATCATACAATACAACACAAGCAAAAGAAGATACAAGAGCTACATTGACAAAAGGAATCATACTTCAAACTGAATCAACCCCTTCCACCTGCTGCTGCTGAGCAAGATAtcgttctcttctttctttctgaaaataaaaaggaAGGGAACTGGAAAAAATGCTCATTTGAAAGTAGAAAATGCATAGAAGCCAAATAGCAAGGAAAAAGAGTATTACCCATTCATCGATAACCAGTCCTCCAACAATCCGAGGACTTGTGTCTTCAGGGGGCTTCTTGCGTGCCTCCAGTGCGGCCTCAGCCTCAGCCAGTTGCCTCTTCAGCTTCTCCATTTGCTTCAAAAAAGTATATTGCAATTTACACCACAAGTCATCTACTAGTCCATGATAAGAACAATTACTGTGTGTgcgattggcttacagggcaggGGTGATCTGGGTCCAGGAAGACAACCCTCAGAATTTGCTCTACTGCAACCTGATCTTTCTGCTCATCAAACTGTTGAACAGGTATATAACAGCAATAGCTTCACATGACATTTTGGCACAGAAACAGAAAAAGCTGATGAACATttgcaggtttgacattaagttAATAAAATGAGAAGTCAAGATGCCTATTACAAAGCATCATTCTCATCGAGCACTTTTGAGAAGCTCCGGTACTCTCATAGAATTTTCAACATACTCAACAGAATTCTGAAACAAAAAGAACTTTTGGATGGACAAACAGTTCTGTGTTCTATACACCTGTgtgataaaaaatgaaaatataaaaaatatactcAAATTGAACACACTATTCACTTATGAAATAGGTAGATGATATTTCTCATGATAAAGTTTGTAATATAAAGTCCATAAGTTTATCACATATCTGTGCACTTAAATAATTGCATTACTTCACATTGTTCACATTTATTTTTCCATGTTACACCAAGATTTGCTGAAATATGAATTTGTTAGATAACTAGAAGGGGCTCCGAACATAGTGTATCACTAGAAAACTAAAATAGCTAATAAGTTAGTAGAGATATCCTCCATGGTGTGGAAGAGCATAGAATTTCAACATAACCAtggatgcttttttttttcttgatttcaacaTAACCACACATTTGAAGCAACAgtggaaaaaaaaattgaatgataGAATCCTCTGGAAGAGTTGCTCTAGAAAAAGATATTCTGTATTAAACTTTTAATAGACTGGTGAAATGAGAACCAAAATGGATTAAGCCATATCCAGTTAAAACCAGCcaaattttcatatttaatgATGAGTTGATTTAGATTAAACTAAAATTTCAAGTTTTGGCAAAATGGAACACAAGCTCAGCCATAGAGAAACAGACATATGGAATCAAGCTGAAAGGAAGAGATAAAAATAGACTTACTAGCTCTGGTACATATTCCATAGGACCATTCACCTTCAAGCTAACAATCTTGAACTTAACCTTGCTCTTTTGATCCATTGGCTTTTCATTATTCTCTGGTTGCTCAACAAACTTGAAAACTGCCACCGGGGTGGAAGTTTTTTTTAAAAAGTACATCCTCGATATGAGCTGATTATTGCATCCGTTAGAGAAATCATTTAAGAATAACATaaggaggaaaaaaaaattacCAGTAGCAATGATACTCTCCCCTGGGGAGAGTATACCTCCAGGAGGACGCATGAAACAGCTCTTAGGTGCAGTTGTTTGAAACTAAATCCACTTAGAATAATCAAAATTTGCCCaagaatattttagaaaaagtaAAAGAAACATGGAAAAAGGTAGGCCATTGTAACTTTAGTTGATATTTCAAACAGAAACATCATGCTCaatgaaaaacataaaaaatcTTTTAGAAGAATTAATTATTACAACATATATTAAGCTGAAGACTGTGTATTACTACTTAGAAATAAGTCAGAAAACAGGTAATAGCTAGAATAAGATGAAAGATCGCACACACCTTAAATGCCACATGCGACTTGCTGGTGTTCTTAATCCTGATTGCACTTCGCACCTGTTTTCCAGGTTCATCTTCAACAAAGAAACCATATAAACTAGAAGGTTAATCACAGAACAACCCGGCATATATTCTCTGACAGACAGCTTCTCAAAAAGAATTCTCAAACTAGAAGCAGAAGCTATATTTAATTTCATTAGACCATAACAGTTTTTGTTGGCCAAACAAGAAGACATTAGAATAACATAAGGAAAAAAAACAATACTCAAAAGCATAACACAGACAAGAAAAAAGGAGCAACCTTATTGACTAATATCCAACGGTAGAAAACCATACTACAATCTCTTTACTTGAACACATTAAAGAACCTTTTGTCAGGTAATCAGGCATAAAGTTTTAGGGGAAAGAAGCAAACGTCAAAACCCAAACCTAAGCAACTGAATCATTCTATAACAACCAAGGTTAACGAGAGACAGAAAAGGAAGCCTAATATTACAGCAATTAATATTATAACAACAGATCATAAGAATTAGCAAATGGCTATAACAATCAGAAATTGGTATCCcaggagagaaaaagaaaacaactttGCTGTAAAACTACAGAATTTAATGGTGTAATATGTCTAAATTGTATTACGATCCATAGAAAGAGACCCAAAGTTAGGGTACTTTGAGTCTCCATAACTCGCATCTGAGATAATGGATCGAAAGAACAAATCTACAAATTTAGAAGTTAATCCACCTTTTATTACCTAAATTTAAACAGTAGCCACCAAGAGTACTTTTACGAGAAAGAAGGGCCCAAATCAGAAGCAAAAGCCACAATTTTTGGCCAATTCAGCCCCCAAAAAGTCTCGAGATCCGCGAACAcccaataaaaaagagaaaaagatcacTCCTTTCTAAGCTTCAAACGAGATCTAACGAAAAAAGATTGAAAAATCCGACAACAAGGACCCATGAAATAGTTACCAGAGCAAGCACTCACAAGGGAAGTAGAGCTTGGTGGGCGGATCGAGCCGAAGGCGGCGTCTGGTGGGCAGCAGCGACCTGGCAACCGACGAGACCGAGCTGGCGCCGGAGCTGCGCCTTCCGGCCTGCGCCGCCGCGGCCCCTCCCTCCACCTGCCCCGACGATCGGTAATGGTGGTTATGCGTCAAAATGAACGTCGACGAAGAGTTGGACGACGATCCTCCATCACCTCCTCCACCTCCGCCCCCGCCGCCGAAGAAAGGCAGCCGGAAAATCCCCCACCCCTTCCCCTCCGTCCCCGCCTTGACTTCGGCTAACGCCATGGCGAACACCTCCCAGATCGGCTACCAGAGTCCTGCTCCTTCTCAATCGCCGGCGGGGGACCAGATCGCAGAGGTATGAATCGCGCCACCGGGGGTACGGAAAAGAAGCCACTGCGCTGGGCTTCGTAAGCTCAACGGTCAGTTTTGGAGTCCGGTAACCTTCTTTTAAGAGAGCGAGAGACTGAGAGAGACTCGGTGGGTGGATGGCTGCGGAGGCACCGGCATAGTTATTGGTCAGCCAGATCCAATCACCGTCTTCTTGACTTACCCCTGTGTTTCAGTATTTTATTCATTATTATGtgacaatttttaaaaaaataatattttattaaaataaggtTGCATTGACCGAAATTCAAATTACTAAAAATTGATCTTTTGTATTGAGAATAattattatgaaatttaaaaacaaTTCATATGAAAGATCAAAATCCAAGCCACAAAAATTAGTCTGACCGAATATAAATTCTATATCGGCAAGAAGATTTTGCATGATAGATTTTTAAAGATTTCTGTTCGATAACGATATAATGTACATTATTAATATCATTAATGATGATATTATAAGGTCGTGGTAAGATCACCGGAGAGTGACCAGTCGGTGAGGGTTGTGGCGTCATTAATGGCCTGGTGGAGCCGTTTGACTTGTGAAGTCAAAGTGCCGTCATTTACCCACTCAGGGAAGTAACCGCATGTTTGTGCGCGGCAGCGTGGGGCGCAACCTCGTTCTGTGGAGGGCCCTTGGGGCAGGGGAAGCGCTGCCATGGCCACTTGAGGAGCAACGGCATCAAGATGACTGTGTTCTCCAGGACTCTTGATTGATATGCTTGCGTCACTGCATCGATAAATATGTATGCCGTCTGTGGTCAGGTGGCGTTGGGCTTGAATTTATTCGAGGAAATGCGGCGCTTCATTGATAAAAATGTGCGCCATGTGTGGTCGAGTGAGAGTTGGGCTTGAAGGTGTTCGAGGCACCTTAACATTTATGCCGTGTGGTCAGGTGGGGTTGGCCTCGAAGGTGTTCGAGGAAATGTGGCACCTCAATGATATATATGTATGTCGTGTGTGGTCAGGTAGGGTTGGACTTGAAGTCGTTCGAGGAAATGCAGCACTTCATTTATACCTGTGTCTGTCGTGTGTGTGGTCAGGCGGAGTTGGGCTTCAAGTTGTTTGAAGAAATGCAGCACTTCATTTGTTTGAGGAAATGCAGCTAAGACTGCCATGACCTAGGAGGATCGAACCATTTGACTCAAATTACTAACCCAAGATAAAGGTAGTTTGTTGGCGAGCGGAAGCAGATATGGTGTCCTGGCATGTCCATGATTTTTGTGCAATTTCTCAGTGATGAAGACCAGGTAACATGCCTCTCCTTGTGCATTAAACAAAGGGACTAGGTTGCAGTCATAAGTGGGACTAATGGATGTGCACGAGTACTTTATAGCAGCATGTCTCTTATCCTGGTGGAAGAAAGTTGGAAGCAGATGAGGGACTTCTACATGCAAAGTTATGGTTTTTGAACAAAGTAAATATTTCTAGTTTttctacccaaaaaaaaaaagagtaatgaGATCTGGTTTCAGTTCTTAGCAGTTGATACTTTTTCTTGAAGGACAGGAAAGCAAGCTACTGAATATATTGGAAAGTGGAGCGTGGTGAAAGCAATTTGCCGATTGCAAAATAGAGAAACCACATCGAACAGAAGAAGAGGGAGCTCTTTGGATCTATCATGTGAACATGGAAAAGAGAGCATGTCAAGACTGACTTCTTACTTACTCGCCAGGTTAGTAACgattcatctttttctttttctcaagcCTCTTAAGCTACATTTGTTGTTTCATCTAAAAATTTAATCCAGTATTTGAGACATGATTTTATGAGCTATATTCTTAATGCTCATCCTAACATAAGGGTGGTAGACTGACTCAAACAAAGCACGTGAGAGTCAAAGATACACATTTTCCCTTTTAATGCATGCATAGATGTGATTTGAACATTCCATATCTATTTTTTTACTATCATCATttcatttaaaagttttagtCATTAAATGAAACATCATATATTGATTTATATCTTAACAaattgatgattcttgataaaatGTCTTCTTGTCCGGTTATTCCAAAAGGAACTGAAGTTAGCAGGTTCATCAAATGTATTAGAAACATCGAAAACGGATCTCTGTATCTGTAAGGAAAAGCCACATTAGAAACACATGGTTGATATCCTCTCTGCTCAGGGAGCAAACCTACAATCATCTTGGCTATGTAAGAAGACTGGTATGCTGATTTGCTGGTGTGGGATAGAGGGTTCGATTAGAGTAATAGCTTATGATACCCAAGAAGCATTTAGGATGCGTTTAATTTCATCTTTGTTTTCCAATTTATTctccataaaaaaatataaaaatgtgtaatatttcaaatttcaaagttGTCCCTCCTCTATTTGTCCAACTAACATGTGAATTTATGCTTATGGTGGTGAAAATATCAGCAGTGGAGATGACTGTAATTTTTTGTTAAGAGTAATGCTCCTGGCAGCATTTGGTGGTGGTGGATATAATGATCATGATGGTAGGTGAGATTTCTTGCACATGGAACTTTTCAATACCTTCCCATACACACTTGTAGACAGATATGATTGGAAGATCTATGGCATTGAGGTGTTTGAGTAGTAGCATTCGAAATCTAATCTACTAAAGCACAATGCAATAGAGGTTGCATAAGTGCTTAAAAATCTATTGAATTACCCCTTGTAAGTTTTGTTTGATTTTAACTAAGTTCAAAATCTCAAGTAAACTCTTTGGAAGCAGGATTCTCTTGAAGGCATTGCATCCTCTTCAACTAGGTAATATACTATTAGAAAAATATTCATATGTGAGATAAAGATTGGATAAAGACTAAATAATAGTTTCACATTTCTAAGGGTTTGAAGAAATGGGTAATATTTAGTTATGTTTGAGTTATAACTTAATAGCACATTGTTCTCATTAGTATCCGATCTCATATATGGTAGTCTTGACCTAGTTTGGCTCAAACTCATCAGACCCAAGATTGATAAAAGAAATgagtaaaataaatttatatgttAATTGTAGCAAAGTGAGCCAGATAATATGTCAAATCATAATTGACTTAAAACCTATGGATAAGGGGAAGATAGATGAATTCAAACATGAACAAGTAGATGTTaggaaaatatttatgtataagaTGAAGATTGAAAGAAAATTAAATCACGGCCATATATTGAAAGGGTTGAAAAAGCTAAATGATTATAATTTCACCCATAGCTTAACAGCTTAAGCTTTTAAGTTACTTTTGTTTTACATTAGTGTTCAATCTCTAATGTGATGGTCTCGACCGAGTTTGACTCAAGACTAATCTTACTGAAATGCAGGAAGCATCTTTAGAGAAATCTACTTCTTAAGAATAATGGCTTTAGCTTCAGCATCATGGTGAAGAAGTCGCTGTACTTCATTGGGGGGAATGTCACGCTAAATTTGTGGCTTTTGATATCGGTATCCCAGCTTGGCAAACTCATGAGCAACTCTGTTCCCTTGCCTGTATATATGGGATACACTGAATGCATTCAGCTGTGGAATCAGCACCCTAATCTCTCTCACAATTCTTAGATCTTCCTTGGACTTCAATCACACCTCGTTCATGAAAACATCCACCACCGTCTTTGCATTGCCTTCGATCCAGATACTGTGCCACCCATTCTGCAAGGCCAGCTTGAGGCCTCGTTTGCAAGCAGCTAACTCTGCAACGGAGCTCGTCGCCCCCCCAATGCATTCAGCGTATCCCAGCATGAACAGCCCTTCGTGGTCCCGGCACACCTGGCGTTGCTGAATTTGCACTTGGAAGCTCCGTCAAAGTTCAACTTGATCCACCCGGAGCAAGGTTTTTCCCATGCAAACGAAGATGCATTGCTGTGGTGATTCCTTTGGGTCAAGAGCCTGAGTGAGGTCTTGACACAACTCCTGATCATTTCAGGGTATGATGTTGGGAAGATAATCTGATGAAGTTTGACACATCTCCTGATCATGGAGAAAGATTATAATGagcagaagaagaaagaagaagaatagaGGAAGAGGGGGAGAAAGCTATACATGAACTAGTGCAGCAAAACTAATTTAAAGGTTTGAAGGGGAGGAGACTTGAGGAACTCACCATCCAATTCTAGCAAATACCAATCAAAGCACTCCAATAAAAGAAACGAATATGTCCTTAAACTGTCCATGTCAAAAGTAGCCATTGGTGTTGTTCCTGAAAAAACTGCCTAAAAAGCCTGAAGTTAGACATTTTTTGCCCAAATATTGGCTACTATCTATGAATTTGTTATATTTAGCACAATAACTCAAAGTTTGACTTTGTGATCCCATAGGACCAGATTCTCCATTGACTTCTTATttgtttggataagtttgtgtacACTGATCCTCCCTAGATTCTCGGTTGTTTCAATGTTTCCGATTGGGTTGCAAGTGCTTGTTCTTTTTGCTTCACTTGTATGTTCTATATCGAAAAATATGAAAGTGTCAATGAGATTCCTTGTTATGAGATGAAACAAGGATTTTGATTGCCACGGGTATTGTCTTGCCAAAATTTTGGCATTTCTTCTCTTTCCTATCAAGCAACACAAAGGTTCAATGTCTCATTATGAACAAGATGTACAGTAGATAAATTGGTCACCTTTCTGATATGGGATGACCCATGTCTTCTTTTTCAAATATTGCTGTTCTTGAACATTGCAGCAATTTATTGATTTTAGAAAATTTTCATGTATCCatgtttttgtattattttttaaacagTATTTATCTTACTTTATCCtcacataaagcaaatgttgctaacaaATGAGAAAgaataatagattaaaaaaattcagAATTCATTGTTCATGATTATGTTTAGGAGAAATCAAAAAGGTAAAAAGGATTAGTAAATAACTCCACGAATAGTTTTCTTTCTGGAATCCTTCCAAATGACAAAGACTTACCCTCGTTATTTTATAGGGCAGAATAGGAATACCATTTTGACTTTGATTATGGCATACATCTAATATTCCACTTGTATGTAGTATATTTTAATATCcttaaaatctcaaaaaaaaatattttacaataatatTTAAGTGGTTTTTAATCCTAAAGTTAAGGAAAATTCAGCTTAAATTgggtaaattaataaaaaaaaccaTAATTTCGTACTTTTAAAGGGTTGTATGACGTAAATTGGATGATTTTGTCaggatttattatatttttgggcTGTTTATGCACCCAATTTCTGCCGGTAAGACTAATACTGGGTTTCCAGATTTCCTCTTCTATTTGGGCTCCGCCGCTGCCTCGTTTCCCGCAAGGATGCCAAGGCCCGACCCCATCCATATAGAAAGACATGGAAGATCTTTACCGCctccaaaaaaacaaaacaattAAAACGTCGCTGAATCATCCGACTATTTTTATCGTATTCTGTTTGCAGCGAGCAGACTGTAGTGCCAATGCATTCGCCATGGCCGCTTCACAGAAAACCTGTCACATTATGTCGACATAAGTAACAGTGACACGACGCCCGTCATAGGAAGCTCTCGGGCATCATCGAAGAAGCTCTCCTAACGGCAGTATCATTGACGCCAGTCTCTCCTTACGTCCGTGGTCGGCACCATGCCGTCGCTTTGCGTCGGCGATCATGCTGTTCGACGAAATGCCCGCATGGGTAGCATGCTGCGCTCACTATATCCTTCCAATCATTCTAACCATCCAAAGACGTAAGCTCTGCCAAGGCT
It encodes the following:
- the LOC103971476 gene encoding vesicle-associated protein 4-2-like isoform X3 → MALAEVKAGTEGKGWGIFRLPFFGGGGGGGGGDGGSSSNSSSTFILTHNHHYRSSGQVEGGAAAAQAGRRSSGASSVSSVARSLLPTRRRLRLDPPTKLYFPYEPGKQVRSAIRIKNTSKSHVAFKLISRMYFLKKTSTPVAVFKFVEQPENNEKPMDQKSKVKFKIVSLKVNGPMEYVPELFDEQKDQVAVEQILRVVFLDPDHPCPQMEKLKRQLAEAEAALEARKKPPEDTSPRIVGGLVIDEWKERRERYLAQQQQVEGVDSV
- the LOC103971476 gene encoding vesicle-associated protein 4-1-like isoform X1 — its product is MALAEVKAGTEGKGWGIFRLPFFGGGGGGGGGDGGSSSNSSSTFILTHNHHYRSSGQVEGGAAAAQAGRRSSGASSVSSVARSLLPTRRRLRLDPPTKLYFPYEPGKQVRSAIRIKNTSKSHVAFKFQTTAPKSCFMRPPGGILSPGESIIATVFKFVEQPENNEKPMDQKSKVKFKIVSLKVNGPMEYVPELFDEQKDQVAVEQILRVVFLDPDHPCPQMEKLKRQLAEAEAALEARKKPPEDTSPRIVGGLVIDEWVILFFLAIWLLCIFYFQMSIFSSSLPFYFQKERRERYLAQQQQVEGVDSV
- the LOC103971476 gene encoding vesicle-associated protein 4-2-like isoform X2, which gives rise to MALAEVKAGTEGKGWGIFRLPFFGGGGGGGGGDGGSSSNSSSTFILTHNHHYRSSGQVEGGAAAAQAGRRSSGASSVSSVARSLLPTRRRLRLDPPTKLYFPYEPGKQVRSAIRIKNTSKSHVAFKFQTTAPKSCFMRPPGGILSPGESIIATVFKFVEQPENNEKPMDQKSKVKFKIVSLKVNGPMEYVPELFDEQKDQVAVEQILRVVFLDPDHPCPQMEKLKRQLAEAEAALEARKKPPEDTSPRIVGGLVIDEWKERRERYLAQQQQVEGVDSV